Part of the Capsicum annuum cultivar UCD-10X-F1 chromosome 12, UCD10Xv1.1, whole genome shotgun sequence genome is shown below.
TAATACCAGTCACAAAACAAGATTGCAGTAGACGTTATTGTTTAGTTCTTGTATTTTTGACGGATGTTTTGATATTTGAAAGTAGTAAGTTCTTTTCTAATATTTACCAGAAtacctaaaatttttttttgttactctATATTGATTTTTGGTTCCTTTTGATTGAACTTTATTGATGTGATGAAGTAAAGCAACAGTGTTTTTAATTTGAAAAGTTCTTGTGCTTGTATTAGATCTTgtacattatattatttttaactcGATTTGATACTTGCATTTGTTGTATTCAGCTGTTATACATAGTATTTCTTGGTTGAACAAACAAATAACAATTGTCCGATTTGATAATGGTCTTTGTTTGAATGTAATACATGGTATTTTTAAATGCTGATTTGATACTAGCATTTGTTTCAGATAACACCTTTGTTTGAACTCATttgtttgttggttgcaaatacCATGTATTACATTCATTGTCTATGTTCATTGAGCATTATTTGTTATTGGTATTACATTCACGAATGATTCTACATATGAGATGTAACATTTTGATTCCTGCATACCAAGTTACAATTACTGCACATTACTATGCATTTTTGgattatgttgttattttttgcaTTGCAACATTATATACGTGTTCAGCTGTTAAGTAATTGGCTTTAGTAATTATTTTGAAGTTATGGTGTAATACATTATAAAGATAATACACCATTATAAGCAAACATAATACATGATAAAGATATCTGACACTATTACAATCcaacataaaatattataaagataATACACCATTATAGGCAAACTTAATACATgataaagatattttatttaatctttttagtCATATTCAGTGAAAAAGAAATTCATTCACTCTTAagaatttgattatttaaaatcaataaaaataaatatccataaaCACAAATTACTTAAAACAGCACAAATCTTAACACTGACATTTATTGATCATAaacgttttaaaaaaatattaacatcaaaataaaGTAAGAAACACAGATTTCCTCTTAAGCAGGTGGTGCATGTTTGTGACAAGTCTTTTTATTGTGCCCCTCACGATGATAGTTACTACATGTAACCTTTGAAAGTTTACACTTGTCTTCATTTGGTACTTTCCATCTTTCATAAAATGATCTTTCGGGAGTTCTTTTTGAATCAGGTGGCAATACAACTTTATTCAACACTTCACAtgatatttttcatgtattttcacaAGGAAGAGGTTTAAATGGTATGGCATAAACATCTCTGAAATATTTGTTGTTGTAGTAAGGTGAGTAATAGTTCTCGCTATGTTGGTTTCTATACGTAATAACAGCCATATCATGAGAGTATGGTATTTCATCTGATTGAAATTCTCCACAGCTGCACTTTCTGCTTCCCAAACAAACAATGAATCTTTTTGCTCCGTTACTTACAGTATGCAGGAATTCATTTGATGCTTTTACCTGCATTCAGAAGCAACTTTAAAACACAAATcaattaacaaaaaatttaagtCATGTATAAAGGATGGATAAAGGACTCACTATCATTCTCTGAGAAAGCAAATGATTATTTgtcaaaatattattatatttgacTGTCAACTTTGTTAACGTGTTTGTTGCCTCCTCATGCTGTTTTGCACTCTATGATTCAACCATTAAACTCATAAAATTTATTGTTGAAACCACGGGTAATCTTCTATCTATTCTATTGGTGTTGTTGATGGATTTCGATATGTTTGATGTCATCGTCCAAGTCCGTTTGACAGTACACTGAACCCTTACTCAGTTGTGGTAGCCAATTTAAAATAAATACCCATAACTCTCTTATCTATTTGGTCCACCTTTTCCATTAACTCTTCAAATTGTTGCAGAGTATATGCCTTTGCCATTGCAAAAAAAAACGTTTATGCAATTCTTCAAGATTTTTACAAAAGTTTACCTTTATGTTGCACCACAAATGCCAAATGCAAGCATGATGTGACAGATTGGGATATACTATTGATGCTGCCTTCCAAATGCTCTCATTTCTATCAGACATTATACACATACCTTCCCTTTCACCAAATACAatcttaaatttatcaaaaaatcatGTCCAGGATGCAATATTTTGTGAATCAATCACAGCATAAGCAAGGTATAGTTTATGATCTACATTCATAAAAT
Proteins encoded:
- the LOC124889588 gene encoding uncharacterized protein LOC124889588, with the translated sequence MAKAYTLQQFEELMEKSAKQHEEATNTLTKLTVKYNNILTNNHLLSQRMIVKASNEFLHTVSNGAKRFIVCLGSRKCSCGEFQSDEIPYSHDMAVITYRNQHSENYYSPYYNNKYFRDVYAIPFKPLPCENT